One segment of Equus asinus isolate D_3611 breed Donkey chromosome 18, EquAss-T2T_v2, whole genome shotgun sequence DNA contains the following:
- the LOC106847099 gene encoding keratin-associated protein 21-1-like, giving the protein MCCNYYGNSCGYGCRYGYGCGFGPYYGCGSDCGYGPHYGCGYGTRYGHGYGSCYGCGYGSGSGYCGHRPFFYRRYYSSCC; this is encoded by the coding sequence ATGTGTTGCAACTACTATGGCAACTCCTGTGGCTATGGCTGCAGATATGGCTATGGCTGTGGGTTTGGCCCCTATTATGGCTGTGGGTCTGACTGTGGCTATGGCCCCCATTATGGCTGTGGTTATGGAACCAGATATGGCCATGGATACGGTTCCTGCTATGGCTGTGGATATGGCTCTGGTTCTGGTTACTGTGGCCACAGGCCATTTTTCTACAGAAGATATTATTCTTCTTGCTGCTAG
- the LOC106847093 gene encoding keratin-associated protein 21-1-like: MCCNYYGNSCGYGCTYGYGCGFGPHYGCSYGTGYGCGYSPLYGCGYGTRYGCGYGCGYSPRYGCSYGTGYGCGYGSSYGCGYGSGYCGYRPFCYRRCYSSCC; encoded by the coding sequence ATGTGTTGCAACTACTATGGCAACTCCTGTGGCTATGGCTGCACATATGGCTATGGCTGTGGGTTTGGCCCCCATTATGGCTGCAGTTATGGGACTGGCTATGGCTGTGGATACAGCCCCCTTTATGGCTGTGGTTATGGAACCAGATATGGCTGCGGATATGGCTGTGGATATAGCCCCCGTTATGGCTGCAGTTATGGAACTGGATATGGCTGTGGTTATGGCTCCAGCTATGGCTGTGGGTACGGCTCTGGCTACTGTGGCTACAGGCCATTTTGCTATAGAAGATGTTACTCTTCTTGCTGCTAG